One genomic segment of Streptomyces sp. NBC_00239 includes these proteins:
- a CDS encoding GntR family transcriptional regulator — protein MKGFRPHTKTPIERTPASARVYHELRRRILHGELAAGSPLSEIEIAGELEVSRTPVREALRELLSDALVLDGRRRQCVVADTSPELEREVLLMRTALESLAAREAATVADESGSDVLHLIMVRTRRALAAKDVNAALDCDDEFHQRLAAMSGLPIVADTVRRLRGFARLIGLKKGWHLADLRRSADEHEQIIAALESGEPDLAERLMVDHLKTGSGEHGRQ, from the coding sequence GTGAAGGGTTTCCGGCCGCATACGAAGACGCCGATCGAGCGCACCCCCGCGTCTGCCCGCGTCTACCACGAGCTTCGACGCCGGATTCTGCACGGCGAGCTTGCGGCAGGCAGCCCGCTCAGCGAGATCGAGATCGCGGGCGAGCTAGAAGTTTCGCGGACACCGGTCCGTGAGGCACTGCGAGAATTGCTCTCCGATGCTCTCGTCCTGGACGGACGTCGCCGCCAGTGCGTGGTGGCCGATACATCGCCAGAACTCGAACGTGAGGTGCTACTGATGCGCACCGCGCTTGAGAGTCTCGCCGCGAGAGAAGCGGCGACCGTCGCCGACGAATCGGGCAGCGACGTGCTGCACCTCATCATGGTCCGCACGCGACGGGCTCTCGCGGCCAAAGATGTCAACGCTGCGCTCGACTGCGACGACGAGTTCCACCAGCGTCTGGCCGCGATGTCGGGGCTGCCAATTGTCGCCGACACCGTCCGGCGACTACGCGGCTTCGCACGTCTGATCGGCCTGAAGAAGGGGTGGCATCTGGCCGACCTGCGCCGTTCCGCGGACGAGCACGAACAGATCATCGCCGCCCTCGAAAGCGGCGAACCTGATCTCGCCGAACGGCTAATGGTGGATCATCTCAAAACAGGAAGCGGCGAACACGGCCGACAGTAG
- a CDS encoding enoyl-CoA hydratase/isomerase family protein: protein MTGTEPLLVEQHGTVRWLLLNRPQRRNALDVTLIEALNKQITSAEADPGTAVIAVAGKGPSFCAGGDFHQFLELHDAGDNPVDFLTDVSACFSRIAASPKPWVAVLHGHAVAGGLELALACDVVVAADTTLIGDGHLQRRLVPAGGSSVRLPDAVGRGLSRWLLLTGELIPATAFTHTGWIHAIVPEADLIATATRICQHLADRHRPAQQHLKTLLHRIDGMAPEQALREELDVFADNWSASSVADALRAFLTPPTTKADNT from the coding sequence TTGACCGGCACGGAACCCCTGCTCGTCGAGCAACACGGCACCGTCCGATGGCTCCTGCTCAACCGCCCTCAGCGGCGCAACGCCCTCGACGTCACCCTCATCGAAGCCCTGAACAAGCAGATCACCAGCGCCGAGGCCGACCCCGGCACAGCGGTCATCGCCGTGGCAGGCAAGGGGCCGAGCTTCTGCGCCGGCGGTGACTTCCACCAATTCCTGGAACTCCACGACGCGGGCGACAACCCGGTCGACTTCCTCACCGACGTGTCGGCCTGCTTCAGCCGTATCGCGGCCAGCCCGAAACCCTGGGTCGCCGTCCTACACGGTCACGCCGTCGCCGGCGGCCTCGAACTCGCGCTGGCCTGCGATGTCGTCGTCGCCGCCGACACCACCCTCATCGGCGACGGCCACCTCCAGCGGCGTCTGGTACCAGCCGGCGGCTCGAGCGTCCGGCTGCCCGACGCGGTCGGACGGGGACTATCCCGCTGGCTCCTGCTCACCGGCGAACTGATCCCCGCGACCGCGTTCACACACACCGGCTGGATCCACGCGATCGTGCCCGAGGCCGACCTCATCGCCACCGCCACCCGTATCTGCCAACATTTGGCCGACCGCCACCGCCCCGCTCAGCAACACCTCAAGACGCTGCTGCACCGGATCGACGGCATGGCCCCCGAGCAGGCCCTGCGCGAGGAACTGGACGTCTTCGCCGACAACTGGTCTGCGAGCTCCGTGGCCGACGCCCTGCGGGCCTTCCTCACTCCCCCTACCACGAAAGCGGACAACACATGA
- a CDS encoding IS5 family transposase (programmed frameshift) — protein sequence MAGRGELTEAAWERIEPLLPQVDGRGRPWRDHRQVVNGVLWRLRTGAPWRDLPERYGPWQTVYERFARWEADGTWARLLEHVQVRDDAVGRVEWTVAVDSTVNRAYQHAAGAGKKGPQNGDELEDPGRSQTRQALGRSRGGLTTKVHLAVDGRGLPLSIVLTPGNVNDATAFGQVLDGIRVPRADTGRPRTTPTRVLGDKAYSSRAIRHLLRRRGIAVTIPERRDQAANRRRRGRHGGRPPAFDKEAYRDRNVVERCFARLKQFRAIATRFDKLADRYRAGVVLASLILWLRQPARDHLSDTA from the exons GTGGCAGGGCGAGGCGAGTTGACGGAAGCGGCGTGGGAGCGGATAGAGCCCTTGTTGCCGCAGGTGGACGGGCGTGGTCGGCCGTGGCGTGATCACCGGCAGGTGGTCAATGGTGTGCTGTGGCGGTTGCGGACCGGGGCTCCATGGCGTGACCTGCCGGAGCGGTATGGGCCGTGGCAGACCGTCTACGAGCGGTTCGCCCGCTGGGAGGCGGATGGTACGTGGGCGAGGCTGTTGGAGCATGTGCAGGTCCGCGACGACGCGGTGGGCCGGGTGGAGTGGACCGTCGCCGTCGACTCCACGGTCAACCGGGCCTACCAGCATGCCGCCGGCGCAGGTAAAAAGGGGCCGCAGA ACGGGGACGAACTGGAAGATCCGGGCCGCTCGCAGACGCGCCAGGCCCTCGGCCGGTCCCGAGGCGGGCTGACCACCAAGGTCCACCTCGCCGTCGACGGCCGGGGCCTGCCCCTGTCCATCGTGCTCACGCCTGGCAACGTCAACGACGCCACCGCCTTCGGTCAGGTCCTCGACGGGATCCGCGTTCCGAGAGCCGACACCGGCCGCCCGCGCACGACACCGACCCGAGTCCTGGGCGACAAGGCCTACTCCAGCCGGGCGATCCGGCACCTGCTGCGGCGCCGCGGCATCGCCGTCACGATCCCCGAGCGCCGCGACCAAGCGGCCAACCGTCGGCGCCGAGGGCGCCACGGCGGCCGACCGCCCGCGTTCGACAAGGAGGCCTACCGCGACCGCAACGTCGTCGAACGATGCTTCGCACGCCTCAAGCAATTCCGCGCGATCGCGACCAGGTTCGACAAGCTCGCCGACCGCTACCGTGCCGGAGTCGTCCTGGCCTCGCTGATCCTCTGGCTCCGCCAACCAGCCCGTGATCATTTGTCAGACACGGCCTAG
- a CDS encoding TetR/AcrR family transcriptional regulator — protein sequence MDTRRRDELLRQAEAIILAEGFTAVTMDELTQRLGCSKATLYSLASTKEQLVLAVTRAFFRAVTAEIEQAVQAEPDPRQRIRVYLAGIGTAMRRHSNAFYDDMVGYEPTAQIYRKNSAAAAHRVHQMIEEGVQTGVFRALNGHFAAQVVAVTIDALQSGALLESTGLTAGDAFSELGDLLLDGLSAGQGAPG from the coding sequence GTGGACACTCGCCGGCGGGACGAACTGCTGCGTCAGGCCGAGGCGATCATCCTGGCCGAAGGCTTCACCGCGGTGACCATGGATGAGCTCACCCAGCGGCTCGGATGCTCCAAGGCGACGCTGTACAGCCTGGCCTCCACGAAGGAACAGCTGGTACTGGCGGTCACCCGCGCCTTCTTCCGGGCCGTGACGGCCGAGATCGAGCAGGCCGTCCAGGCCGAGCCCGACCCCCGGCAGCGCATCCGGGTCTACCTCGCCGGCATCGGCACGGCCATGCGCCGTCACTCCAACGCCTTCTACGACGACATGGTGGGTTACGAACCGACCGCACAGATCTACCGCAAGAACTCCGCTGCCGCCGCGCACCGGGTCCACCAAATGATCGAGGAAGGCGTACAAACTGGCGTCTTCCGCGCGCTCAACGGACACTTCGCCGCCCAGGTCGTGGCAGTGACCATCGACGCACTCCAGTCGGGGGCCCTTCTGGAGAGCACCGGCCTGACCGCAGGCGACGCTTTCTCCGAACTCGGGGACCTCCTGCTGGACGGCCTCAGTGCGGGGCAGGGCGCGCCCGGATAG
- a CDS encoding helix-turn-helix domain-containing protein: protein MTRQDRLAVLGRLEEARVFAVRRAAPVVAGALRVSRSTVYGPLAELRSPNAKDRP from the coding sequence ATGACCCGCCAGGACCGCCTGGCCGTTCTCGGCCGGCTGGAGGAGGCCCGGGTGTTCGCGGTCCGCCGCGCCGCTCCCGTCGTCGCCGGCGCCCTGCGGGTGTCCCGTTCCACTGTCTACGGCCCGCTCGCCGAACTCAGATCACCGAACGCGAAGGACCGACCATGA
- a CDS encoding PucR family transcriptional regulator, whose product MLADEIVEELLRGTPGSSVLGNGNETHDELLRRSLEEALFAALGYRQPENQGMNGGDPCLEHESNVPQEGRHEAGPPATQKPARHTGAGPAHHDGHGATDRASARHWHEPGAPSDQPRQHLFKALTDARATPQRSLAELAEEAAWPLPPAVRGVMLATPGEMQQLAAVLHDSLPGVFAGRPCLLVPSAGSDTRAWLEAPLRGRLAAVGHEVPLADTASSLRWALRLLSLTWAHQGQDIRPVFVDDHLSTLMLLQDETLPAALAAQWLKPLADLTPRQSERLEVTLLAWLEHGGAPEVAKALSVHPQTVRYRMRQLEKLFGSQLRDPRARFELEVTLRSRQLLAQARIVDSRQVRHSSRFMTANFTPVTARKMARINGL is encoded by the coding sequence GTGCTGGCCGACGAGATAGTGGAGGAGCTTCTGCGAGGGACACCAGGCTCTTCTGTGCTTGGGAACGGCAACGAGACCCACGACGAATTGCTTAGGCGCTCGCTGGAGGAAGCCTTGTTCGCCGCCCTGGGCTACCGGCAGCCGGAGAATCAGGGCATGAATGGCGGGGATCCCTGCCTCGAACACGAGAGCAACGTCCCACAGGAAGGCAGACACGAGGCAGGCCCGCCGGCCACCCAGAAACCCGCCCGCCACACCGGCGCCGGACCGGCGCACCACGATGGACACGGGGCCACAGACCGGGCCTCCGCAAGGCACTGGCACGAGCCTGGCGCACCGTCCGACCAGCCACGGCAGCATCTGTTCAAGGCGCTCACCGACGCCAGAGCCACCCCGCAACGGTCCCTCGCTGAGCTGGCCGAGGAGGCAGCCTGGCCCCTCCCGCCCGCCGTGCGGGGCGTCATGCTGGCAACCCCCGGAGAGATGCAACAGCTTGCGGCTGTCCTGCACGACTCCCTCCCTGGCGTGTTCGCGGGCCGGCCCTGCTTGCTCGTTCCAAGCGCGGGCTCGGACACCAGGGCGTGGCTGGAGGCCCCGCTGCGCGGCCGCCTCGCAGCTGTAGGACACGAGGTTCCCCTGGCGGATACCGCGTCCTCCCTGCGCTGGGCTCTTCGCCTGCTCAGCCTCACCTGGGCCCACCAAGGTCAGGACATACGCCCCGTCTTCGTCGACGATCATCTCTCCACTCTGATGCTCCTCCAGGACGAAACACTGCCCGCGGCGTTGGCTGCCCAATGGTTGAAGCCGCTCGCGGACCTGACCCCACGCCAGAGCGAGCGGCTCGAGGTCACTCTGCTTGCCTGGCTCGAACACGGAGGCGCCCCGGAGGTCGCGAAGGCCTTGAGCGTGCATCCGCAGACCGTGCGGTACCGCATGCGCCAATTGGAGAAACTCTTCGGATCGCAGCTCCGTGATCCTCGTGCCCGGTTCGAGCTGGAGGTGACGTTGCGCAGCCGCCAGCTTTTGGCGCAGGCTCGGATTGTGGACTCGCGGCAGGTCCGTCATTCGAGCCGCTTCATGACGGCGAACTTCACACCGGTGACCGCGAGGAAGATGGCCCGTATCAACGGCCTGTGA
- a CDS encoding SDR family oxidoreductase — protein MNRYQGRVVAITGAAQGLGLAMATRFAAEGATLALADVNEQTLTDAAGTITDAHDAKLRTDRVDVTDSAQVNAWIDGVTTDLGRIDVLVNNAGILRDNRVEDITDDDWHAVIDVSLTGGFHCARAAFAPMKRQGYGRIVSFSSMSWRGNFGQTNYVAAKAGIVGMTRTLALEGARHGITANAIAPGLIETPMLASMNGPARDKLTNKIPMRHTGRPQDIAEAAAFLASDAASYITGIVLDVDGGISIGSSIR, from the coding sequence ATGAATCGCTACCAGGGACGCGTCGTCGCCATCACCGGGGCCGCACAGGGCCTCGGCCTCGCCATGGCGACCCGGTTCGCCGCCGAGGGCGCCACGCTCGCACTGGCCGACGTCAACGAACAAACCCTCACCGACGCCGCCGGGACCATCACCGACGCCCACGACGCCAAACTCCGCACCGACAGGGTGGACGTGACCGACTCCGCCCAGGTCAACGCCTGGATCGACGGCGTCACCACCGATCTCGGCCGCATCGACGTGCTGGTCAACAACGCCGGCATCCTCCGCGACAACCGCGTCGAGGACATCACCGACGACGACTGGCACGCCGTCATCGACGTCAGCCTCACCGGCGGCTTCCACTGCGCCCGCGCCGCGTTCGCCCCCATGAAACGCCAGGGCTACGGCCGTATCGTCAGCTTCTCCTCCATGTCATGGCGCGGGAACTTCGGCCAGACCAACTACGTGGCCGCCAAGGCCGGCATCGTCGGCATGACCCGCACCCTCGCGCTTGAAGGCGCCCGCCACGGCATCACCGCCAACGCCATCGCACCCGGCCTCATCGAGACACCCATGCTCGCCTCCATGAACGGCCCCGCACGCGACAAGCTCACCAACAAGATCCCCATGCGCCACACCGGCCGCCCCCAGGACATCGCCGAAGCCGCGGCCTTCCTCGCAAGCGATGCCGCCAGCTACATCACCGGCATCGTCCTGGACGTGGACGGCGGCATCTCGATCGGGTCCTCGATCCGGTAG
- a CDS encoding purine-cytosine permease family protein has translation MQAAQDPSTAAASAIEARSIDHIPLGERHGKVWHVAPVWIAGNANVGTVAVGAAGVALGADLLWIIIAACAGSAFGAIFAALHSTQGPHLGLPQLIQSRPQFGYAGAGGVFVLALVNYIGFNTFACILAAQSLSVGIGLGKTASVLAVVTISAVIALLGYNWIHHATRWITPAFLISFAVLTVVAVGSDATVAAVAPIAHGFAWTPFLVVFGLAAGYQINWAIYVSDYTRYLPPTVSSRAMFWCTYLGMSLSSMWLATLGALLAARFVPGDAVAGVVAAGDAATAGFGRIVVLIGLLGLIATMAMNTYGSALTLISMLDTFRDIRPTARLRTVAVLAVSAVVILLTFLASDDFLSSFGTYLTLLLYLFAPWTAINLVDYFLVRRGRYSIAQIFKADGIYGRINGRGLLAYTLGAAAEVPFMNTSAFIGPVTDAIGGADLAVFVGLTVGGACYWLSYRGYDFAAEEAVLRSDNASGAPISATKSGRLI, from the coding sequence ATGCAAGCCGCTCAAGACCCCTCCACCGCCGCAGCATCTGCGATCGAGGCGCGGTCGATCGATCACATCCCGCTTGGCGAACGACACGGGAAGGTGTGGCATGTCGCACCCGTGTGGATCGCCGGCAATGCCAATGTCGGCACGGTCGCGGTCGGGGCAGCGGGGGTCGCCCTCGGCGCCGATCTGCTCTGGATCATCATCGCTGCCTGTGCCGGGTCCGCGTTTGGCGCGATCTTCGCTGCGCTGCACTCGACACAGGGACCCCACCTCGGACTGCCCCAACTGATCCAGTCGCGTCCACAATTCGGGTACGCGGGTGCAGGTGGCGTCTTCGTCCTGGCACTTGTGAACTACATCGGTTTCAACACCTTCGCCTGCATTCTCGCGGCGCAGAGCCTGTCCGTAGGCATCGGCCTCGGGAAGACGGCATCGGTTCTGGCCGTGGTGACGATATCTGCCGTCATCGCACTCTTGGGGTACAACTGGATCCACCACGCAACCCGGTGGATCACCCCTGCCTTCCTCATCTCCTTCGCAGTTCTGACCGTCGTCGCCGTCGGCAGCGACGCCACAGTAGCCGCAGTTGCCCCGATAGCTCATGGTTTCGCATGGACGCCCTTCCTGGTCGTCTTCGGTCTGGCAGCCGGCTACCAGATCAACTGGGCGATCTACGTTTCCGACTACACCCGCTACCTGCCCCCCACAGTGTCGTCACGGGCGATGTTCTGGTGCACCTACCTCGGCATGAGCCTGAGCTCGATGTGGCTCGCGACCCTCGGGGCCTTGCTGGCGGCTCGATTCGTACCCGGCGACGCCGTCGCTGGCGTGGTCGCAGCAGGCGACGCGGCCACTGCCGGGTTTGGCCGCATCGTCGTGCTGATCGGCCTGCTCGGGCTCATCGCGACGATGGCCATGAACACCTACGGCTCGGCCCTCACCCTCATCAGCATGCTCGACACATTTCGGGACATTCGACCCACCGCGCGGTTGCGAACAGTCGCGGTCCTAGCGGTCAGTGCGGTCGTGATCCTGCTGACGTTCCTCGCCTCTGACGACTTCCTCAGCTCGTTCGGCACCTATCTGACGCTCCTCCTCTACCTCTTCGCGCCGTGGACGGCGATCAACCTCGTCGACTACTTCCTGGTCCGCCGTGGCCGCTACTCCATCGCGCAAATCTTCAAGGCTGACGGCATCTACGGCCGGATCAACGGCCGCGGCCTGCTCGCCTACACGCTGGGCGCCGCCGCGGAGGTACCGTTCATGAACACCAGCGCGTTCATCGGGCCAGTCACCGATGCGATCGGTGGCGCCGACCTCGCTGTGTTCGTTGGCTTGACGGTGGGAGGTGCCTGCTACTGGCTCAGCTATCGCGGTTACGACTTCGCCGCCGAAGAGGCGGTCCTGCGCAGCGACAACGCGAGCGGAGCGCCGATCAGCGCCACAAAGAGTGGCCGCCTGATCTGA
- a CDS encoding CocE/NonD family hydrolase — MTTPFANAPGERRAERLPLTEPPPHARQHAVPMRDGIRLATDTYLPPAGDGPVLLARLPYDKTSAECFMPQIADWFTAHGYVVVVQDVRGKLRSDGALMPFVAEIDDAYDTLEWIVAQPWATGPVGMFGDSYYGFTQWAAAASGHPALCAITPRVTAPMLRRAVRRQDVFPLELCTVWALQTWVDEGLYDYEGTIDWRVRPQSEIAATALGGRRPLFLDEWATGKLDVTTLPVTDRIPTLHLAGFDDYFLSDQLAAWEQARTGPAEHLLVVDVRDHGWTVRRPTGEPYADPFASPGAQKKFLDDYLGLLLPFFERHLKGAELPVPAAVRWRLGSEEFREDDHWPPRGTTEASLFLTSDGRLSPAPSPTSEVRWHHDPTDPVPSLAHPHYPNIDPPDESCVLGRDDVVSFVGEPAEAPMEILGRATLAGRFRGGCGSAHVMVRLLDLAPDGTARRIGDGAALVRAPWPAEATVDLGVIGCRLDVGHRLAVLVSGSSFPQYAVHPGTDEEPWTATTVTTVELAMATGGTAGTALTIGILNPAGSAT, encoded by the coding sequence ATGACCACCCCCTTCGCCAACGCTCCTGGCGAGCGGCGCGCTGAACGTCTCCCGCTGACCGAACCTCCGCCGCACGCCCGCCAGCACGCGGTGCCCATGCGCGACGGAATTCGGCTCGCGACCGATACGTATCTCCCGCCCGCGGGAGACGGGCCGGTCTTGCTGGCACGACTGCCGTACGACAAGACCAGCGCAGAGTGCTTCATGCCCCAGATCGCAGACTGGTTCACGGCCCACGGTTACGTCGTCGTGGTGCAAGACGTCCGCGGCAAACTTCGCTCCGACGGTGCTCTCATGCCGTTCGTCGCGGAGATCGACGACGCCTACGACACCCTGGAGTGGATCGTCGCTCAGCCATGGGCGACCGGCCCAGTGGGCATGTTCGGCGACTCCTACTACGGCTTTACTCAATGGGCCGCAGCTGCCAGTGGCCACCCGGCACTGTGTGCCATCACCCCGCGAGTGACGGCCCCAATGTTGCGGCGCGCTGTTCGCCGGCAGGACGTCTTCCCACTCGAGCTGTGCACGGTGTGGGCACTACAGACCTGGGTCGACGAGGGCCTCTACGACTACGAAGGGACCATCGATTGGCGCGTACGGCCACAGTCCGAGATCGCAGCCACCGCCTTGGGCGGGCGGCGCCCCCTCTTCCTCGACGAGTGGGCCACCGGGAAGCTGGATGTGACAACGCTGCCAGTCACCGACCGCATCCCCACCTTGCACCTGGCCGGCTTCGACGACTACTTCCTCAGCGACCAGCTAGCAGCGTGGGAACAGGCACGGACTGGACCCGCAGAGCACCTTCTTGTCGTCGACGTTCGCGACCACGGCTGGACTGTACGGCGTCCGACCGGTGAGCCGTATGCCGACCCGTTCGCCAGTCCGGGCGCCCAGAAGAAGTTTCTTGACGACTACCTCGGCCTCCTGCTGCCCTTCTTCGAGCGCCACCTCAAAGGCGCCGAGCTGCCGGTACCGGCCGCTGTGCGGTGGCGGCTGGGTTCTGAGGAGTTCCGCGAGGACGACCACTGGCCACCGCGCGGCACGACCGAGGCCTCTTTGTTCCTGACCTCCGATGGCCGCCTCTCCCCCGCGCCCAGCCCAACCAGCGAGGTGCGCTGGCACCATGATCCGACCGATCCTGTTCCCAGCCTGGCGCATCCGCACTACCCGAACATCGACCCTCCCGACGAGTCTTGCGTTCTCGGTCGCGATGACGTTGTCAGTTTCGTAGGCGAACCGGCCGAAGCGCCCATGGAGATCCTCGGCCGGGCCACCCTCGCGGGACGGTTCCGGGGCGGCTGTGGATCTGCACACGTCATGGTCCGGCTCCTCGACCTCGCACCGGATGGAACTGCGCGCCGCATCGGCGATGGTGCCGCCCTCGTCCGGGCCCCCTGGCCAGCTGAGGCGACCGTCGACCTCGGCGTGATCGGTTGTCGACTTGATGTGGGCCACCGCCTTGCTGTCCTGGTCTCGGGGAGCAGCTTCCCGCAGTACGCTGTCCACCCCGGCACTGACGAAGAGCCGTGGACAGCCACTACCGTCACCACGGTTGAGCTCGCCATGGCGACCGGAGGCACTGCCGGCACCGCGCTCACGATCGGCATCCTCAACCCGGCAGGATCGGCAACGTGA
- a CDS encoding AMP-binding protein has protein sequence MSAADRVAELTSTFAAPSLDVAHLLCDRHPADRVAFTVVDGDGKASTLTFGKLTADSHRYARALQGLGVGPGDRVATLMGKSTDLVTVILAIWRLGAVYVPLFTAFAPQAIALRLEGAGAHVVIVDPDQRHKLDPGPDLPDDPQRRLVVTRNSTSHGATVLSALVAAASPEPVPAVTTSGDGPLVHMFTSGTTGKPKGVIHPVSYITGWQIYLEYALNVTQGSSYWCAADPGWAYGLYAAIVAPMAAGIPSLLLTGGFSPETTWRTLTDHQVTDFTAAPTVYRGLRSSPVPVPQGLRLQRASSAGEPLTPEVNEWAHAALGLAVHDHFGQTEVGMPLANHHHSELTRPLKTGSMGRPVPGWNLTVLADEKDEPAGPGVLGRVAIDVAGSPLMTFRDYQIPGQSASKFTPDGHWYLTGDAGRIDADGDFFFSSRDDDVIIMAGYRIGPFEIESVLAQHPAVAECSVIGAPDDVRGEVIEAYVVLRDGDNGSPNLATELQQLVKTRYAAHAYPRTIHFIDALPKTPSGKTQRYLLRNRRHTELTTPEPR, from the coding sequence GTGAGCGCCGCCGACCGGGTCGCCGAGCTGACCTCGACCTTCGCGGCTCCTTCCCTCGACGTGGCCCACCTGCTGTGTGACCGGCATCCCGCCGACCGGGTCGCCTTCACCGTGGTCGACGGCGACGGAAAGGCATCGACGCTGACCTTCGGCAAGCTCACCGCGGACTCGCACCGGTACGCACGGGCACTGCAGGGGCTGGGGGTCGGTCCGGGTGACAGAGTGGCGACCCTGATGGGCAAGAGCACCGACCTGGTCACCGTCATCCTGGCGATTTGGCGGCTCGGCGCGGTCTACGTCCCGCTGTTCACCGCCTTCGCGCCCCAGGCCATCGCCCTGCGCCTGGAGGGCGCGGGAGCGCACGTGGTGATCGTCGACCCGGACCAGCGCCACAAACTCGACCCCGGCCCCGACCTGCCGGACGACCCCCAGCGCCGCCTCGTCGTCACCCGAAACAGCACTTCGCACGGTGCCACGGTGCTCTCTGCCCTCGTCGCGGCCGCGTCACCGGAACCGGTACCCGCCGTCACCACCAGCGGGGACGGCCCACTGGTGCACATGTTCACCTCCGGCACCACCGGCAAGCCCAAGGGCGTCATCCACCCCGTCTCCTACATCACCGGATGGCAGATCTACCTGGAGTACGCCCTAAACGTCACCCAAGGCAGCAGCTACTGGTGCGCCGCCGACCCCGGCTGGGCCTACGGCCTGTACGCCGCCATCGTCGCCCCGATGGCCGCCGGCATCCCCAGCCTGCTGCTGACCGGCGGCTTCTCCCCCGAGACAACCTGGCGCACCCTCACCGACCACCAGGTCACCGACTTCACCGCCGCCCCCACCGTGTACCGGGGACTGCGCTCCTCGCCGGTGCCGGTCCCACAGGGCCTGCGCCTGCAGCGGGCGTCCAGCGCCGGCGAGCCCCTGACTCCCGAGGTCAACGAGTGGGCACACGCCGCACTCGGCCTCGCCGTGCACGACCACTTCGGCCAGACCGAGGTCGGCATGCCCCTGGCCAACCACCACCACAGCGAACTCACCCGTCCCCTCAAGACGGGATCGATGGGCCGGCCGGTACCCGGATGGAACCTCACCGTCTTGGCCGACGAGAAGGACGAGCCCGCAGGACCGGGCGTACTCGGCCGGGTCGCGATCGACGTCGCCGGGAGCCCGCTGATGACCTTCCGCGACTACCAGATCCCCGGACAGAGCGCTTCCAAGTTCACCCCCGACGGCCACTGGTACCTCACCGGCGACGCCGGGCGCATCGACGCCGACGGAGACTTCTTCTTCTCCTCCCGCGACGACGACGTCATCATCATGGCCGGCTACCGGATCGGGCCGTTCGAGATCGAGAGCGTCCTCGCCCAGCACCCCGCCGTCGCCGAGTGCAGCGTGATCGGCGCACCCGACGACGTCCGCGGCGAGGTCATCGAGGCGTACGTCGTCCTGCGCGACGGCGACAACGGCTCACCAAACCTGGCCACCGAACTCCAACAACTGGTCAAGACCCGCTACGCCGCCCACGCCTACCCGCGCACAATCCACTTCATCGACGCCCTGCCCAAGACACCCAGCGGCAAGACCCAGCGCTACCTGCTGCGCAACCGCCGACACACCGAACTCACCACCCCAGAGCCCCGTTGA